The Pararge aegeria chromosome 21, ilParAegt1.1, whole genome shotgun sequence genomic sequence CTAAAACTTTCTAACAATGAAATATCAGATATAGATCAAAACTTGGCGAGATTtaggaatttaaaacatttgacTTTAGATAATAATCAATTAACATCACTCACTAATTTGAACTTTAAGACGCTTACCAGTTTAGAAAATCTCAATATAAGTTCAAACATGATAAAACATATCGACGATCAATCCTTTGCTACACTCCGAAATATTGCACAATTAGATTTaagtcataataaaataatcaatatccATCAAtccctatttaaaaataacataaaaatgaaCAATTTGTCGCTTTCTCAGAATTACATAGAGACTATAGAAGGAGGGGCATTTAGAAATACGAATATATCTCACTTTGATATACAAAATAACTATATGAGCGGATCAATAGAGTATGATACATTCCTAGGCATTTCCGTTGAAAGTTTGGATTTGAGTAAAGGATATTTAAAAGAACTGGGTGATAAAGCTTTTAGCGCCTTGAGTAAAGATTTAAGATATTTGAATTTGAGCTCTAACTTAATAGAAAATGTAACAGAATCTGCTTTTCAGGCATTAGAAATACTTTCTACATTGGATTTGTCTTGTAATCATCTAattgatattaatttgaatacaaGCGACCTTCATCAGTTATCAGAATATTATCTACAAAACAACTTCATAAAGAAAATTACTCCAAACATGTTCAAAAACATGACAAGATTAACCACGTTGGATTTGtctcaaaataaaattgataatattgaattaaattcattCATTGAACTTGTAAGCTTGCTGGACCTCAATATAAGTAGAAACAACTTTGTAGATTCTTTAAAACGAAATACATTTCGTGGTCTATATAAAGTAAGGACTTTAGATTTATCCCATACAAAATCAGTATCTTGTCTCAATGAATCATTTTCTGGTCTGATTCTTCTTACTTTTCTTAATCTATCCCATAGTCAACTACAAACGATTGAGTATAATACCTTTAAAGGAAGTGGGGCTATAAAAATTCTTGATTTATCACATAATCTGTTATacaattttcatattaataCTTCAAGTATTTCACagttatcaaaattatatctaaatcaaaacaaattaaaaaatataaccagTGAAACTTTTAAGAATTTTCACCTTCTAGAACACTTAAATTtagcttttaataatattataaatattgattcTGGTGGCTTTAGAATGTTGTCTCATTTACATTATTTGGACTTgctttctaataataatttgcaTATTAAGAgtgatgtttttaataatttaattttatcacaaCTTTCGGTTAgtaatatacaacgacaatttgactttgaaaatgTCCTAAATACTTCAGTAGCGACATTAATATTATCGAATTGTGAAATTGAAGATATAAATTCCGTTttcgtttataaaataaataatgttcttaaattaGACGTTagttcaaataaaatcaaaatattagacAAAAGTTCATTCCAAAATATGGCGGCCCTTAATTGGCTTGATTTAAGCAATAATATGATTTCCACTATCCAGCCAGGCACATTTTTATCCAATAATATGATTAACACTATGAATCTTTATGGTAACAATTTGCAATCCCTTAAATTTGGGGTACTTGATGGGCTTAGGAATCTTcgtgttttaaatttatcaaataatgAAATACATACATTTGGTGTCAATCTTTTACATACTTCTCCATTTTTGACAGAGCTATTtcttgaaaacaataaattagaaagtataGACCTTGGTGCATTCAGTAAAACAGGTGTTCAATTGCTAACTATTGGAGGTAATAGTATCTCATGCGATGCTTTGGCAGATTGGGCAAAAATAAGTAATGATGAATTTAATGTGACTGCGGAGAGtttcaattttgattttgaaaatataaatggtATAGGTTGCAAAACAAGTTACTCACAAAAGAAAACTCATGATGAAAATAACAACTTAAATATTACTAGCAATGTCAGTGAAATGAAAGAAACAGTTGGGCGACTCTACAGTTACTTCAGTAAAGATGTGAATgcgatattttcaaaaataattgctCTCTTGGAAAAAAAAACGGAAGATGTTGACCAGGTTCCTCCAAACTTTGACCATTCCCAAATGGTTTTAAGTACACATTTGGAAAAAATACTAAATGAGAATAAAGATCTATTACCGCAGTTAGTAAGAACAAACGATAATGTAGCAAATTACATTAAACGAATGATATCATTAttagaaataaacaataatttaaccaTATTAGGCAACAACCAGAAAGAAATGTTACAGACACCAGTTTCTAGCAAAACTATTGagaaacataacaaaaataactcGGTGGATATTGGCGGTGAACCCTTGGAAGTTAAATTTGATAGAAATACATTGATAGACATAAAAACgttgttatatattatagctGTATGTTTAGCGATTAcggttttattttgtataattgcaattagttataaatatttgtacagAGGAGCGACACACAGGATACGTTCAAACTATTTGTATGATAGCGGGCAATCAGTAAGA encodes the following:
- the LOC120633285 gene encoding chaoptin-like, which gives rise to MLLLILLLLATFMGVKGGCTLTENPRLNGICSADVLCDGTTENAEDLKNSWDCIRTGGRFYNHYSQSYDYELVDNYYLYFYVSDVDINISEDPLSGIDVGTKITTLNINNGNLVSVPIITSSLPTLTELSVTYNKVETVNLRKLSGVSMVALNVSHNCISSIEFDEIENTVSSKITSIDLSYNYLESLPDNCFEMFLYLKYLDLSYNKLKQFDVLTFEGMTKLETLKLSNNEISDIDQNLARFRNLKHLTLDNNQLTSLTNLNFKTLTSLENLNISSNMIKHIDDQSFATLRNIAQLDLSHNKIINIHQSLFKNNIKMNNLSLSQNYIETIEGGAFRNTNISHFDIQNNYMSGSIEYDTFLGISVESLDLSKGYLKELGDKAFSALSKDLRYLNLSSNLIENVTESAFQALEILSTLDLSCNHLIDINLNTSDLHQLSEYYLQNNFIKKITPNMFKNMTRLTTLDLSQNKIDNIELNSFIELVSLLDLNISRNNFVDSLKRNTFRGLYKVRTLDLSHTKSVSCLNESFSGLILLTFLNLSHSQLQTIEYNTFKGSGAIKILDLSHNLLYNFHINTSSISQLSKLYLNQNKLKNITSETFKNFHLLEHLNLAFNNIINIDSGGFRMLSHLHYLDLLSNNNLHIKSDVFNNLILSQLSVSNIQRQFDFENVLNTSVATLILSNCEIEDINSVFVYKINNVLKLDVSSNKIKILDKSSFQNMAALNWLDLSNNMISTIQPGTFLSNNMINTMNLYGNNLQSLKFGVLDGLRNLRVLNLSNNEIHTFGVNLLHTSPFLTELFLENNKLESIDLGAFSKTGVQLLTIGGNSISCDALADWAKISNDEFNVTAESFNFDFENINGIGCKTSYSQKKTHDENNNLNITSNVSEMKETVGRLYSYFSKDVNAIFSKIIALLEKKTEDVDQVPPNFDHSQMVLSTHLEKILNENKDLLPQLVRTNDNVANYIKRMISLLEINNNLTILGNNQKEMLQTPVSSKTIEKHNKNNSVDIGGEPLEVKFDRNTLIDIKTLLYIIAVCLAITVLFCIIAISYKYLYRGATHRIRSNYLYDSGQSVRNGLEME